CGCCAGGCTGCAGTCGCAGCAGAAACGAGGTCGCGCGCGCATCTTTGTACAGAATTTTCATTTCGAGCCTCGGATCGATGCGCAGCCAGGCGCCGCTGTCCGCGGGCACCGTGTAATAAACTGCGTACGCGTGCGACTGGATGCGCGCCCCTTCCTGAATTCGTTGGCGCATGCGCGCCTCGCGCTCCGCGTCGGGCGTCGCCGGGGGCACGGCTTCCAGCAATACTACCAACAGATCCGCGGGCAACACTTCGCGTGAGCGTTTGTGGTCCCGTCGCGTGGATTCGGTCATAAGTTCAAGTCTTACGCTAATGCTTGTCGGC
This window of the Gammaproteobacteria bacterium genome carries:
- a CDS encoding cupin domain-containing protein; the encoded protein is MTESTRRDHKRSREVLPADLLVVLLEAVPPATPDAEREARMRQRIQEGARIQSHAYAVYYTVPADSGAWLRIDPRLEMKILYKDARATSFLLRLQPGARLPAHVHAADEECLVLEGELRLGEGVILKAGDYHFAPTGLPHGAAESPSGALLFLRSEKPVYGS